The genomic window TCCGCGCCCGCCGGAAACTTCGGTGTAATACTTTTCCACAAACGGGCGCAGACCCGAAACAATCTCGGCACGGGCGGCGATGATCTGGGCACCGTGGCGAGCCAGCTGGGCGTCCCAGATGTCGAGGGAGGAAACGTCTGCCACGCCGCCGCGGCGCCTCGTCTTCTGCAAGGATTTCAGCAGGGCACCGCGCTGGCGCAAAACCTTCTCGTATTCGGATTTTACTGCGGCCAGACGCGGGCGAAACTGAACCATGAGGTTGTCGAGGAAACGTCGCCTGTCTGCAGGGTCGCCTTTGATCAGTTCGAGGTCTTCCGGCGCAAAAACCACAGTGCGCACAATCCCAAGCAAGTCCCCTGGCCGCGCGTTTGCGCGGTTGATGCGCGCACGATTGGCCTTTCCCGTGAGGATTTCTACCTCGACGATCGTCTGTGAATCTCCCTTGCGTACCTTCGCGCGCACGACGCCGGCGCTGGCGCCTTGCCGCACGAGCGCGGCGTCGGCGGCAACGCGATGTGACGAGAGCGTGGCGAGGTAGCCAATTGCTTCAACCAGGTTCGTTTTGCCCTGTCCATTTTCACCAATGAAGGTGACGACCCCAGGTTCGAGCGCGAGGACTACCTCGCGATACGAACGGAAGTCGTTAAGCGCTAGATCTGAAATATACACCCGAATATTCAGGCAGAATCAGTTGGCACCGAATGTGCGGATAGGCATGAGCAGAAGCCGGAAAGCGTCGTCGACATTGCCGTCCTCGTCCTGGGCAGTGACCACCGCCGGCTTAGTGGGATGCGTGAAGGACAGTCGGACCGCTGGAGCATTGATGACCGAGAATCCTTCCTGGAGGAAGACCGGGTTGAAGGCCATCTTCAATTCTTCGCCCTCGAGGGTCGCGGGCAGGATCTCGGAGACCTGGGCGTTATCCCCCTGGCCTGCTTCGAGCATGACCTCGCCTTCGGAGAAGGACAGGCGCACGGCCGCGTTCTTTTCGAGGACGAGCCGGGAACGCTTGATCGCCTCCAGGATCTCGAGGCGGTTCATCTCCACATGCCCATTGACTTCCGAGGGGAAGAGCGAACGAACCTGTGGGTATTCGCCGTCAATGAGCTGCAGCGTGTTCTGGCGGTTTGCCGCCTTGAACCCGATGAGCGCGCCCATTCCCTGATCTTGCAGGGAAATCTCGACGTCGGCCACCGTGCCAAGAGCCTTCGCGACCTCGAGCAGTCGGGAGGCGCGGACGAGAATGCGGGTGGAAAAATCGGACTTCACAGGGACCCAGCCCAGATCGCGGATGGCCAGACGGTAGCGATCCGTGGCCATGAGCGAGATCTGGTCGCCTTCAATCTCGATGCAAACTGAAACGAGCATCGGGAGCGTGTCGTCATTAGAAGCCGCGATAGTTACCTGGGAGACGGCCTTTTCCCATTCTGCGCCGTCGACCTTGCCGATGACCGGCGGCATGGCAGGAAGGTCCGCGTAATCCTCAGTGGCCATCGTCTTGAGTGTGAAGTGGGAGCGGCCGCAGGAAATCTCAAACTTTCCGCCGTCTTTTTCAATCTCAATCGGCTGGTCTGGCAACGACCGCGAAATCTCTGCGAGGAGCTTGCCGTTGACGAGAACCTCTCCAGGTACGACGACGTCCGCGTTGTCCACGCTGATCTGCGAGGAAATGTCCGAATCGCGCGCTCCCATTGTGACCGTGCCATCTTCCTCTGCAACGATATGGATGCCAGCGAGGACGGCATTAGCCGGGCGGTTGGGAATCGTGCGTGATGCCCATGTCACCGCTTCTGTAAATTCCTTGTGATCGACGCTAAATTTCACCGTCTACCTACTTTCGTCTCTAACTAGCTCCTACTTTAGCGAGGGTGATGAGCGTTAGCCCATTCCTTCACCAAAGACGCAGTCGGTGGCTACCGGATTTGCGCCATGTTTTATAGGTAGTAGTTGTAGTAGCCTTTGTGGATTCTGTGGAGAAGTCTACCTTCTCCTGGTAAATCACGGATTTATAGCTGTGGATAGATGTCGTGGTTTCCTGTGATTAAGTTGGGCCCGATGTGGATGGGACATTTTTGTGTGGGAAAAGATCGCAGATTTTCTCCAGTTATCCACAACTTGTCAGCATGAATGGGATGATTTCTTCGCAGCTCCTGTGGATATCTTTAGTGGTTGTCAGCCAGCTGTGCTTGTTCTTTCGCGGCCTGTTTGATCCTGGAGGTCAGCTCCGTGACCTGGTTGAAAATCTCCTGTTTTTCAGTCATGAGGCTCTCGATCTTTCGTAACGCGTTGAGCACCGTGGTGTGATCACGGCGATTGAACGCTTCCGCGATTTTTGGAAGTGAAAGGTCGGTCATCTCCCGGCACATGTACATTGCGATGTGGCGTGGCTGCGTCAGCGAACGCGTCCGCGTCGGCGATTTCAGGTCTCCGGCTGTGATGCCGAAGTAAGCAGATACCTGGTTCATAATGAGCCCGGCAGTGACCGTGACCGAACTCGGATCACTCATCATGTCTTTGAGCGCACTTTCTGCGACGTCGAGCGTGACCGGCATATTGAACAACCCGGCGTAGGCGGTGACGCGGCGGAGTGATCCTTCCATCTCACGGACGTTCGTGGTCACACGGGAGGCAATGAATTCGAGGACTTCGCGCGGAACCATGAACTTTTCGGAGGCAGCCTTTTTCTCCAGAATCGCGATGCGGGTTTCCAGATTCGGCAGATCGATATTGGCGACGATCCCGGAGGCAAACCGGGAAATCATGCGTTCTTCGAAGCCCTCCAGCAGGCGGGGTGCCACGTCAGAGGTAATGACAATCTGCTTGTTGGCTGTGGCCAAGGCATTGAATGTATTGAAAAACTCTTCGAGCGTACCCTCTTTATTGGAAAGGAACTGGATGTCATCGATGAGGAGGATATCAACGGATCTAAAAAGATTCTTGAAGTTGTGACCTTCCTTTTTCATCATCGCGTTGATGAACATATTGGTGAACTCTTCCGAGCTCGTATACAGCACTTTTGAGCCAGGAAAGAGGCTGAGGTAGTAGTTGCCGATCGCGTGAAGAAGATGGGTCTTCCCCATTCCTGAATCGGAATAGAGAAAGAGGGGGTTGTACGTCGAACCGGGTGCTTCGGCGACGGCGAGTGCGGTGGCGTGTGCAAATCGGTTCGACTCGCCGATGACGAAGTTATCGAAGGTATAGCGCGGGTTGAGGTGTGCATCGGACTGGTCTTGATTTATTTCGATCCGCGGCAGCATGGCACCCAAGCTTGCATGCATGGACAGCTCCCTGTCTTCCGGCTCTACGTCTTCGACCAGTCTGGGTTTGGCAGGAATGCGGAAATCGGGCTCATGTGGAGGAAGCACAGAGTGGTCTGCTGCCTGAAACGGATCGGCCGCAGAAAAATCGTTGGTGTGGAAAGAATCAGGTGACTGAACTGGATCTTCGACGATGTGGAGGACCCGCTCAGGCTGGTGCCACTGTGGCGCCGATTGGGTGGTCTGCTCGGTGAGGGAAGGATCGACGGAGATGACGAGCCGGACGGAACGCCCCAGAATCGCGGACAGCTGGTCTTCCATCACAGCCGCGATATGCTCGGCGATCCAGTTCTTCACGAACTCGGAGCCGACGCCGATCATGAAGATGTCTTCGACTGTGGCCAGTGGATGCGCCAGGCGAATGAATGCTGCTTGTGAATCGGAGAGTTTTCCCTGGGAACGAAGTAGTTCACTTGCTGCGGTCCAGGCGTCACGTGCTGGTGAGACGTCCATCTGTCTCCGATCGTCGTTGAAATTCGTGGGGAAATTCCATCGTAGAGGATAAAATATGGAAAGTCAGATCAGTTATCCACAACCTTGTTCACATGTGTGGATATTACATTCGTGTAATTACAATGGCTGATCGGCGCGAACAGTGGAGAAAGTTTCACCCACAGATTTATGAACAGGTGTGGATTGTTTCCTCAAATGGAATTATTCGATTGTATTCCTCTTACAGGGCGTGAGATATCCATCACCGCACCGGCCACGTTCCTTGACCTTTCGGCCAGATCTTCAGTAAATTCGACAAGTCATGTGTGCTTTGCACACGCGCTCCCCCGCGGAGCGATCCACTGTCCAGATCTAGATTTAGGTGGTCACCCATGACTACGAAGCGCACTTTCCAGCCGAACAATCGTCGTCGCGCTAAGACCCACGGTTTCCGTAAGCGCATGTCGACCCGCGCCGGCCGCGCCGTCCTTGCCGCACGTCGTCGCAAGGGTCGCGCCAAGCTCTCTGCTTAATGCTCCCTGCAGCGAACCGACTGCGCACGTCAGCGGATTTCCACTCCGCTTTCCGCTCGGGCTCACGCACAGCAAACAGATTCGTCGTCATTCATACGCTGAGCGGCGATTCAGAAGCCGACCTCAAGGTCGGCTTCACTGTTAGTAAGAAGGTGGGTAACGCCGTCGTACGAAATAAGGTACGCCGGCGTCTTCGTCATATTATGCGCACCCATCTGCACGACGTCGATGCTCAGGTTATCGTCATCCGTGCGCTTCCTGCCGCGGCCGGTGCTACCTACAGCGAACTAGAGCGAGCGGTTGTCTGCCTACTTCAGCGCGCGGGAGTGCTCGGCCATGAATAAGGCAAGCCGGGCGCTGTCGGCAGCTATCCGTTGGTATCAGCGAAACATTTCTGCAGGTAGGGGACGGCGATGCAGATATGAACCGACCTGCTCGGCCTACGCCCTGCAATCAATTCAAAGACACGGCGCGATTAAAGGTACACTCTTAAGTATCTGGCGGTTACTTCGATGTAATCAGTGGTCGAAAGGTGGTGTGGACTGGGTTCCTGACAAGGGAAAATGGCCCACGAAGCCACTCGGCTACAAAGAACTCATGGAACTTCGTGAAAAACAAGATCATCAGGCGCACAGCCATGGCGATGATCGTGACGCTTAGGAGCGTATAGGTGGATACATTCCTCTACCCCCTCATGTGGGTCATCTCCTACATTATGTATGGAGTCCACTCTGGGCTGACAGCCATAGGCATGAGCAATGGCGCTGGACCCGCGTGGGTTCTCGCGATCGTTGGTCTGACAGTGATCGTTCGCATCCTCATCATCCCGCTGTTTAACAAGCAGACGCGCGCATCGCGAGCCTCGCAGGAACTCGCTCCCGAGATCCGCAAGATCCAAAAGAAATACAAGGGTCGTACAGATCAGGTGTCCAAGCAGCGTCAGCAAGAAGAAATGATGGCGCTGTACAGGGACCATGGTACGTCCCCGTTCTCGGCGTGCATGCCCGCCTTGATTCAAATGCCAATTTTCTTCGCGCTGTTCCGCTTGCTCTATGCGGTGCTTCCCATTTCCCAGGGCACTTACCAGCGCTCTTCGATCGGTCCGATCGATCAGTCAATCGCTCAGGAGATTGCTGAGTCGACGCTCTTCGGTGCGCCCTTGACCTCCTCAATTGGAACCGCCTCGCAGTTCAATCAGCCCACCAACGTGATCATGGTGGCGGTTGTTCTCATCGCCCTCATGATGATTACGCTTTTCTTCTCGCAGAAGATGATCATGACGAAGAATCTTCCAGAAGAATCAATGGATCCGGACAATCCGGCTTTCAAGATGCAAAAGTACATGCTTTACGGCATGCCTCTCATTTATCTCTTCTCTGGAAGCGTTTTCCAGGTGGGTGTGCTCGTGTACTGGCTTACCGGTAATTTCTGGAATATCGGACAGCAGACCTGGCTTATCAGTACCAACCCAGCGCCTGGCTCAGCCGCCTACAAAGCAAAGCAAAAGAAGCTGCGTGAGAAGCGCATCGCCCAAGGCCTGCCACCTGAGGAGGAAGGTGACAACCAGTCGCATGCGGGTCAGCGAGCCCAACCGATGAGCAAGAAGCGCCAGAAGAAGGCGCGCGAGAGCGGCCTCACATCGAACGCGGCAGAGCCGACTGAACAACCGGAGATTCGTGGCCTGGACGGCTTGACCGACGCCGAGCGCGCACAGAAACGTTACCAGCGCCGGATGGCGGAGCGTCAGCGCTCCAAAGAAAAGAAGAATCAACAGGCCAAAAAGCGCCAGCAGAACCAGAAGAAGCGTAATTTTTGATTAAGGAAAGCCATGACTGAAGATACTTCTCGCCTCGATCGCGAAGGCGATATTGCAGCAGACTACCTCGAAGAGTTGCTAGATATCGCGGATCTTGACGGCGACATCGAAATTGGTGTCGAGGCCGATCGCGCCTCAGTGGCCATCATTAACGACGGCGTCGCCGACCGTCGTCTCAAGCGTCTCATCGGGCGTAAGGGTGAAGCGCTGGATTCACTTCAAGAACTGACCCGGCTGGCCGTCCAGCAGGAGACGGGCGAACGTTCCCGTATCATGCTCGATATCCTCGGTTACCGCGAGAATCATCGCCAGCATATCGCCGAGATTGCACGTAAGGCTGTGGCGCGTGTGGAAGAGACGGGCGAGCCCTATGTGATGAAACCGATGAACCCGTTCGAGCGCAAGGTCGTTCACGATATCGTCGCCGAGGCAGGACTGGTTTCGGATTCTTCTGGCATCGGCCAGGGCCGACACGTCGTCATCAGTCTCGACGAGGTCGATTCGGCCGACGAATAGATGTCATAAAAACAGGGGCCGGCTTAACGCCGGCTTCTGTTGTATATGGAGGTATGGAGATGTCACGTGTAGAAGAGTCCCCAATCGGCGGTGCGGAACACTTTGGATCAGAATCGTGGGCGAAGCTGATCCGATTTAGAGACCTGCTCGTCGAGCAGGGTGAGGTGCGCGGTCTTATTGGTCCGCGGGAGTTGGAGCGGCTGTGGTCGCGCCATCTTCTTAATTCCACGGCAGTCGCGGAGTTTTTACCGGTCTCTGGTTCCGTTGCCGATGTCGGGTCAGGTGCAGGATTTCCAGGGATCGTTCTCGCTATTATCCGCCCCGAGCTTCAGTTCGATCTCATTGAAACAATGGAGCGTCGTACCGACTGGCTCAACGATGTGAAGGACGCTCTCGAATTGGGGAATGTCGAGGTAATTCGGTCGCGTGCGGAGAGTCTCCCGAAATCATATCGCGTGGATGTTGTGAC from Trueperella pyogenes includes these protein-coding regions:
- the recF gene encoding DNA replication/repair protein RecF (All proteins in this family for which functions are known are DNA-binding proteins that assist the filamentation of RecA onto DNA for the initiation of recombination or recombinational repair.), giving the protein MYISDLALNDFRSYREVVLALEPGVVTFIGENGQGKTNLVEAIGYLATLSSHRVAADAALVRQGASAGVVRAKVRKGDSQTIVEVEILTGKANRARINRANARPGDLLGIVRTVVFAPEDLELIKGDPADRRRFLDNLMVQFRPRLAAVKSEYEKVLRQRGALLKSLQKTRRRGGVADVSSLDIWDAQLARHGAQIIAARAEIVSGLRPFVEKYYTEVSGGRGVARVDYAANLDKRRGWELPTPAAIASEDGTDLADGIAEHEKELQDVAQVERELREIMQEWHVAEIDRGVNLVGPHRDEFELSLGTLPAKGFASHGESWSYALALRLASWDLLRSHISGDWAEEEEPILVLDDVFAELDSRRRRRLAEIVKEAEQVFVTAAVGDDVPPLGGMRFSVAKNAVTRVDDE
- the dnaN gene encoding DNA polymerase III subunit beta, with product MKFSVDHKEFTEAVTWASRTIPNRPANAVLAGIHIVAEEDGTVTMGARDSDISSQISVDNADVVVPGEVLVNGKLLAEISRSLPDQPIEIEKDGGKFEISCGRSHFTLKTMATEDYADLPAMPPVIGKVDGAEWEKAVSQVTIAASNDDTLPMLVSVCIEIEGDQISLMATDRYRLAIRDLGWVPVKSDFSTRILVRASRLLEVAKALGTVADVEISLQDQGMGALIGFKAANRQNTLQLIDGEYPQVRSLFPSEVNGHVEMNRLEILEAIKRSRLVLEKNAAVRLSFSEGEVMLEAGQGDNAQVSEILPATLEGEELKMAFNPVFLQEGFSVINAPAVRLSFTHPTKPAVVTAQDEDGNVDDAFRLLLMPIRTFGAN
- the dnaA gene encoding chromosomal replication initiator protein DnaA, with translation MDVSPARDAWTAASELLRSQGKLSDSQAAFIRLAHPLATVEDIFMIGVGSEFVKNWIAEHIAAVMEDQLSAILGRSVRLVISVDPSLTEQTTQSAPQWHQPERVLHIVEDPVQSPDSFHTNDFSAADPFQAADHSVLPPHEPDFRIPAKPRLVEDVEPEDRELSMHASLGAMLPRIEINQDQSDAHLNPRYTFDNFVIGESNRFAHATALAVAEAPGSTYNPLFLYSDSGMGKTHLLHAIGNYYLSLFPGSKVLYTSSEEFTNMFINAMMKKEGHNFKNLFRSVDILLIDDIQFLSNKEGTLEEFFNTFNALATANKQIVITSDVAPRLLEGFEERMISRFASGIVANIDLPNLETRIAILEKKAASEKFMVPREVLEFIASRVTTNVREMEGSLRRVTAYAGLFNMPVTLDVAESALKDMMSDPSSVTVTAGLIMNQVSAYFGITAGDLKSPTRTRSLTQPRHIAMYMCREMTDLSLPKIAEAFNRRDHTTVLNALRKIESLMTEKQEIFNQVTELTSRIKQAAKEQAQLADNH
- the rpmH gene encoding 50S ribosomal protein L34, giving the protein MTTKRTFQPNNRRRAKTHGFRKRMSTRAGRAVLAARRRKGRAKLSA
- the rnpA gene encoding ribonuclease P protein component, with amino-acid sequence MLPAANRLRTSADFHSAFRSGSRTANRFVVIHTLSGDSEADLKVGFTVSKKVGNAVVRNKVRRRLRHIMRTHLHDVDAQVIVIRALPAAAGATYSELERAVVCLLQRAGVLGHE
- the yidC gene encoding membrane protein insertase YidC, whose protein sequence is MDTFLYPLMWVISYIMYGVHSGLTAIGMSNGAGPAWVLAIVGLTVIVRILIIPLFNKQTRASRASQELAPEIRKIQKKYKGRTDQVSKQRQQEEMMALYRDHGTSPFSACMPALIQMPIFFALFRLLYAVLPISQGTYQRSSIGPIDQSIAQEIAESTLFGAPLTSSIGTASQFNQPTNVIMVAVVLIALMMITLFFSQKMIMTKNLPEESMDPDNPAFKMQKYMLYGMPLIYLFSGSVFQVGVLVYWLTGNFWNIGQQTWLISTNPAPGSAAYKAKQKKLREKRIAQGLPPEEEGDNQSHAGQRAQPMSKKRQKKARESGLTSNAAEPTEQPEIRGLDGLTDAERAQKRYQRRMAERQRSKEKKNQQAKKRQQNQKKRNF
- a CDS encoding Jag family protein, producing MTEDTSRLDREGDIAADYLEELLDIADLDGDIEIGVEADRASVAIINDGVADRRLKRLIGRKGEALDSLQELTRLAVQQETGERSRIMLDILGYRENHRQHIAEIARKAVARVEETGEPYVMKPMNPFERKVVHDIVAEAGLVSDSSGIGQGRHVVISLDEVDSADE
- the rsmG gene encoding 16S rRNA (guanine(527)-N(7))-methyltransferase RsmG, yielding MEMSRVEESPIGGAEHFGSESWAKLIRFRDLLVEQGEVRGLIGPRELERLWSRHLLNSTAVAEFLPVSGSVADVGSGAGFPGIVLAIIRPELQFDLIETMERRTDWLNDVKDALELGNVEVIRSRAESLPKSYRVDVVTARAVAALQKLLPWTLPLLKPGGKLVALKGARAEQEIQDAEKQLMKYRAQSAHVYDVDVWGTDEGTRILEVVKMR